The bacterium Unc6 genome contains the following window.
AGAATTTAAAAGAAAGAGGTCAAGCTTTAATTTTCTCCGGATGGAACAATAGTAATATTATTCATGATAGAATTATGAGATTTAACGGATTAACACTCAGAGGAAAAATGTATTGGACTTATAATTTTGCTCCGGTTTGCAGAAAGAAACTATCCCATAATGTATATGAGGTTTATTGGGTAACAAAGGGTGAACAATGGGCATTTCATAATCGATGTAATACTCACCACTGCCGAGGGGGTGAACCGAATTTAACAAATTTAAATTTCAAAAGAGATTACAAGGTCAATATGCCCAAATATCCGACAAGACTTCCCTTTAATCTCCTTCAGTGTTTAATAGAGCATTTTTCTAATAAAAATGATTTAATTTTTGATCCTTTGTGCGGCAGTGGAATGGTGGGAGTAGTTTCTCATATGCTAGAGAGGGATTTTATAATGGGTGATTTAAATCCAAACGGGAAGCTAGTTTTTGAACATTTGTTGGATTATTATCTAAATAAAAATGGTTTAGATCAAGATATTAGATTAAGTACTTGGTGGAAAAATGACCAAAGAAGACTTTTTAAAAATAGCCCAAGAGATATCTAGGGGGTTTAAAAACATTCCTATTCTTTGGGACGGAAGAAAATCTATTCTAGAAATGAAAAAGGCGGGATTTAACCAATGGAAACAGATGGAATGGATTGGTTGGTATTTTCAATTTTTGTGTGAAAAGCTTTTAAAGAGTGTCGTAAAAATCCCGGGCCCAAGATATGGTAATGTTCAATTTGATGGGCTTAGAAAAATACCCTGGGATTTTAAAGCACATGCAATCAATACAAGTAGTCATCAAGTTATTGTAAATGATAGCGAAGCTACGGCTAATGCTATAAATGAATTTGGTTGTGTGGGTTTAATTCTGGCTATGGGGGAAGTGGAATACAATGACGATAAACGGACATTTCAGAAATGGCACGAAGCGCTTAAAGGCGGTAAATCAAAATATGAATTAGAAAGAATTCAAAGAGGCGCTTGGTCAAGATTAAGAAAAGTAGAATTTAGATTGGAACAAATTTCTTTTATCAAAATAGATGATGCAGTTTTGGTTAAATCTGGCGCATTTCAAAGAGATTTCCGCAACGCCGATGGCACCCCAAGAAGAGAAAAGGTTTTAGTGAATTTAGAAAAATTAGAAGAAGAAATAGTGCATTTTCTTGATTTTTAAATAGAAGTAGAATGAATTTTATTTTTGACTTTGACTTGTAATTTTTAAATTAGGAGAAGTATGTATATCATAATTGTTGGTTGCGGACAGTTAGGAGCACAATTGGGTAGACTTCTTTCAAGCGAAGGACATAATGTTGTCATTGTTGATAAGAACCCAGATTCTTTTGAAAGAATTAGTAAAACCTTTAATGGATTAACAATAAGCGGCGATGCCATCAATATTGATGTATTAAAACAGGCTGGCATTGAGAACACAGACGCATTCTATGCGGTAACCGATAACGACAATGCAAATATAATGTCATCCCAGATTGCAAAAAATATATTCAAGATACCCCGTGTTATTGCCCGCGTATATGACCCTGGTAAGGCATCTATATATAAAAAATTTGGACTTGATATTGTGAGCGGAACAACGCTTCTTGCATCTATGATGAGAGATAAACTAAAAGATATGCGTCTGAGCGACAGATTGATAGAAAGCGAATATGTTGGAGTTCTTGAATTTAATGTTGATGAAAACCTGAAAGGCAAAAAAGTTGAAGACATAAATATAACACAGAACTTCCTTATTGTTGTTGTAGAAAGAAGTCAGGAAACCATTATACCCGAACCGAGTTATATACTTGAACAGGATGACAGAATACTTGGAGTTGTAAAAATAGATGCAATTGAAGATGTGAAAAAGAAGCTGGGAATATTATAAGTCCGTATTCCGTATTCCGTAAAAAAAACAGAGTACGGAATACGAGCAACGAAATACGGTATACGAAATCGTGATGCAGAGGTGAATATGTATATTCTTCTTGTAGGTGGCGGAAACGTCGGATATTATCTTGCAAAGCGTCTTGTAGGGGATAAACACACGGTTGTATTAGTAGAAAAAGAGCCTGTTATATGTGAGAAAATAGCGCAAGGTATGGATATACTTGTTATAAACGGAGATGGTTGTGAACCGGATGTACTTAAAGATGCAGGTATAGAGAAGGCTGATGTTATTGCAGCGTTGACAGGAAACGATACCGATAACCTCATAATATCACAGATTGCAAAACAGACATTTAATATATCAAGAACTGTCGCAAGAGTAAATGACCCTGGTAATACACACTCGTTTAGTGAACTCGGGGTTGATGTTCCCGTTGACTCAACTTCCATAATTGCAAAGATAATTGAAGAAGAGGTCTCACTGGAAGATTTTATAACGCTTATGACATTTAAAAAGGGAAAGATTGCGCTTGTGCGTGTGGATTTAGAAAAAACCTCTCCGTCTGTTGGAAAAATGGTAAAAGATATAAACCTTCCCTTAAACTCTGTTCTTGTTTCCATATTAAGAGCCAATGATATTATAATACCCAAGGGGAGTACCATCCTTCAGGAAAGAGATGACATAGTTGCACTAACACCCATAGAAAACGAACAAGAACTCATAACAGCCATCTTGGGAAAAGTGGAAGAATAATGGCAAAGAAAAAGCTTATATTTAATATGTTTGACTTTTTTACCGGTGTTCTTATAGAGTTTGCGTTCTGCACCTTAATAATATTGTTGGGTTTTGCCATAAGCCTGATCGTTTTTTTGTTGTAGTAAATTGAGAGGGTTCTGTATGCTTATCCGCCCGAGATTTATTGACTTTAAGATAATTTTGTATTATCTCTCAAGGGCTATGACTGGTTTTGCCCTGCTGATGTTTGTTCCTCTCATTATCGCGCTTTTGTATTCAGAGACCAACCCCGCCATTGATTATTGTATCGGAATCATTATTACATTAATTGTTGGTATAACAATCCAGACCCTTTTCCACACAAAAGAAGACTTAAACTTTATGCATTCAATGGTTCTTGTATCATTGCTGTGGATTTTTGCTATGTTTTTTAGCGCAATCCCGTTATATTTAAGCGGACATATGGGAAGTTTTCTTGATGCCTGTTTTGAAACAATGAGTGGTCTTACCACAACAGGGCTTTCATTAAGTCAAGACCTTGACCATATGTCAAGGGCACACAACTTCTGGAGACATTTTTTAATATTCATCGGTGGTCAAGGGATAATTGTTGTTGCAATAAGCATTCTTATAAAAAGCACATCAGGCGCAGTAAGGCTTTACATAGGAGAAGCAAGGGACGAAAGACTTATGCCAAATGTGATTCACACTGCAAGGTCTATATGGTTGATAAGTCTGTTTTATCTTATCTTATGTTCATCAATACTTTCAGGGGTTCTGGTTTTAGAGGGGTTTGATATTAAATCCGCAATATTTAACGGAATATGCCTTTTTATGGCAACATTTGATACGGGTGGATTCGGTCTTATGTCACAGAATATCTTATTTTATCATAGCCCGCTCCTTGAAATTACATCTTTGGTGTGTATGCTTTTAGGAGCAATGAACTTTCACCTACACTATAAGATTATGACAGGTGATAGAAAAGAAATTTATAAAAATATTGAAATAAGAACATTTTTTTTATCCATTCTTATTCTGTCTATTTTAGTCTTAATATCTGTACAGATAGCAGGTGAATTTAATACCGTATTTTCTGTCTTTAGGAAAGGATTTTTCCAGATTATATCTGCTCATACAGGCTGTGGACTCCAGACAATTCCCGCATCAGAATTTAAAAATGGCATAGGCTATGCAGGTTGTTTTGCTATTATTATTGCAATGGGTCTTGGGGGCGCAGTAAATTCAACAGCAGGAGGAATAAAATCTCTAAGAATCGGAATTCTATCTAAAGCAATAATCCGTGAAATGAGAAAAATGGTGCTTCCGGAAAGAACAGTCATAATACAGAAGTTCCACCATATAAAAGATATGGTGCTTCAAAGTGAATATGTTAAAGCAGCCGCTCTTATGACCATTTCATATATTGTCCTTATACTTATAGGTTCACTTGCAGGAATGTTTTTAGGATATGGGTTTGTTGAATCCATATTTGAGTCTGCATCCGCTTCCGGCAACGTAGGATTAACCATCGGTGTTACACAGCCATCTATGCACTGGTTTTTAAAAATTGTATACATAGTGCAGATGTTGGCCGGAAGACTTGAATTCTTATCCATATTTTCACTTATAGGGTTTTTTATGTCTATATGGAGGGGAAAGTGAATATTGCAGTATTTTGTTCAGGAGCTGGAACAAATTTTCAAGCCATAATAGATGCCCAGAAACAGGGATTATTAGAAAAAGGACAGGTTGTGCTTATGGTCTGCGACAATCCACACGCACAGAGTATAGAAAGAGCAAAAAAAGAAAATGTCCCCTCTTTTCTTGTCTCTGGAAAATTGTATGAAAATAAAACAGCCCTTGAACTGGCAATAATTAAAAAACTTGAAGAATACAGAATTGAACTTCTTGTGCTTGCGGGATATATGAGACTTCTTTCATTAAATTTTATTAAAAAATATAAGAACAGAATATTGAACATTCACCCTGCGCTTCTTCCTTCATTTCCCGGAACAAAAGCAGTTGAAGATGCCTTAAACTATGGTGTAAAGACCACAGGCGTCACAGTTCATTTTGTTGATCAGGGTATGGACACAGGTCCAATAATACTTCAGGAATCTGTTCCTGTTTATGAGAATGATACAATCCAAACCCTTTCAGAAAGAATACATAAGACTGAACACCGGATATATCCAAAGGTAATAAAACTATTCTGCGCTGGAAGGCTAAAAATTGAAGACAGGAAAGTATCTACCCTACCAACCTCGTAGGTTAAACCTACGAGGTAAGTGAGAGAAAGTTCTTCCGGGTCAAAATCTTCCTGTCCCCTTCCCTTTCAAGAAATGGTGCTGCATCATTAACAACCACTTTCCAGTTTATATTTTTAATGTGCTTTAATAAAATGCTTTTCCAGTTTTTGTTGTTTATTTTTTGCCCTTTCCACTTTGTTTGCTGTAAGGCATTATTTAACAAAACAAAATTCGGAACAGTCCATGATGAGTCTGCAAACATCCATACCAAATCAAATATATCTCTACCCTTTGTATATTTTCTAGCAAGAATTGCATGCAGCTTGCCAGCAAAAAGCGAAGACTTATCATAATGCAAAACATTTAGCATAACATACCGCCTGAAGAGGGTAGTGGTAGTTGTCCCGCCTTCTGGTGGATTGATATCTATTTCAATCTTAACAGACAAAACCTCATCCCTGAGAGGAGAAAGATTAAGTTCATACAAAAGTCCCTGAAAACGGATAAATGCACTTATAACCGGTTTTTCTTGTTTTGTCTTGATAAAAATTTTATAATTTTCCGCTTCAAAATCTTTTCTAATACGATACAAGAATTTATTAAAATCAATCTTTTCAGGCAATACGAGTGAAAAATCCAAATCTTCAGAATACCTTGGTAGGGAATACAAAAACCTCAGGGCAGTTCCACCTACAAAAGCCAAACTCAAAAATGCTTTGCTATCCTGTAAAGATTGTAATAGACGAGCCTGCAGATACTCTATGACAGCGCTCCGTTTAAGCAGAATATTGGGCTGCTCTTTTATAATCTGCCCTAAATATTCTTTCATATTTTTTTACTATTCTTATAAGTTTTGGAATTCCTGATTGTTGAGCAAAAGAGGCGAGAACCTTTGTACTGATAGATTCTAAATTCTGAAGCCTCAATTCTTCAAGATAACCTTCTTTATCAGAATGAGGGGTTAAATAGAACAAATCCAGTAATCCTTTCTCAGGTAATGCAATAAAAACCTTTATACCACCTGACACCTCTACCTCTTGATAGCCCCAGAAAAGTTCTTTTTTGATGTGTTTGAATTGAAATGTTCCAAAAGGGGTGTGTATTTCTTCTGGCCTGCCAGTACTAACACTTGTAATTACCGGCACATATTCAGGGATAAGTCCATAGTGCGAAAGTGCAGACTGCAAGCTTATATAAGACCCGCTTTTTATTCTGTTTGCAGCCATGAATGGATGGGGTTGCAATTCCCTGTATGGTTGTGCCACTGCATAAATCCCTCTTCGCAACTGGATTAATTTTCCTTTTGACACCCATCTTGTCAATTGTTTTCTAACGACAACAGGCGATACCTTCCCTGCTAAAATAAGAGATGATGAAAAAATAGATTCCCCGCTTAACAATCTTAATAGCTCCTCATATTTCATAGCAATAAAATACCATAAATGTCTATTTACTGCAACAAATTTTGGGTTGGTTGTTGTTCATCTATACTCAATCCCCCGAAAGTCTGCCAGAGGCTCTGTTTGCTGTTTTAATTTCTGGGATTCTCTTTTTACAATCTTCATAATATGGATGGATACAAAAACTGGCTCTTCAATACCAAGCATTTCCTGAACCTTGCCTTTAATAAGCCCCTGTATTTTTTCTGTAACATCGGGAATATTTACATCAGACCACAGGGTAATATTGCTTGATATTTCTATTTTTTTTCTTCTTGCAATTACATCCGAACGAATTTCCTTTATTTCAGGAATCTGGGATGATATATCCTTGATAAAACCCTCAACCGCTTTTAGTGATATTATTACCTGTCCATCAGGATTGTTAAAGGCAATTGTTTTTTCTTTTTGAAACCTATGTAAAAGAAGCGAAAGAACAAGAAAACCCATAATAATGATAAATATCCCTATGCTACCTGTTATAATCCTGTATTGTCTTGAAATCTCCACCTCTGCAAGCATTGAAGATAACTGCCCTGAATCAATCCATTGCATTGCAAATGCAATCAAAAACACTGCAAATGCCCAGAATATAATCGTATAAAACATTGTTACAAAAAGATTAAAAAGTCTCACTGTTTCTCCTCTTTTTCCACTTCCACAATATCTACATTTACATCCACTGAAGAAAGATTTGCCATCTTTTCAATTGCGTTTTTGACATTTTCCTGAACTCTATGTGCGATATCAGGCAAATTGGCACCATATTTAGCAACTATTTGGATGGACACCTTTGTATGTTTTTCTGTAAAATGAACCTGAAGGCCGCTTTTAAATCCAGATATACTAAAAAATTTAAGTAGTTTTTCAAAAAAATCTTTCTGTATTCTCTTGACGCCTTCAACAGAATTTGCAGCAATATCTGCAACTGAGACTATTGCCTGCCTTTTTATTCTTATCACACCATAATCAGATTTTTTTGCTTCATACATTGTATTTTCTTTCCCACTAAAAAATCTAACTACCTGACGACTCGCTGAGCAGGTTTTCAACAAAGTCTGTGGCAATCCTGCCTCGCACAAATGCCTGATTTGATAATATTATCTTATGAAAAGGGATTGTTGTTTTTATAGGTGTAATGATTGTTTCATCAAGTGCTCTGTGCATTGTCTTTATAGCATTTGGCCTGTTTTTCCCGTAGACAATAATTTTTGCAAGAAGTGAATCATAATATGAGGGAATTGTATAACCACTATATATGTGGCTATCAACCCTTGTCTGTGGTCCGCCCGGAAGATATAGTTCTTGTATCTTACCCGGACAGGGGATAAAATCTTTTGAAGGATCTTCTGCGTTTATCCTGCATTCTATTGCAGAACCCTGAAATTTTATATCCTCCTGTCTTGTTGTCAATTTTTCACCATAAGCAATAAGTATTTGTTCCTTCACTATATCAACCCCTGTCATAAGTTCTGTCACAGGATGTTCAACCTGAAGTCTTGTATTCATCTCCATAAAATAGAAATTGCCGTTTATATCAAGTAAAAATTCTAGTGTTCCAGCATTTACATATCCAACTATTTTTGCCCCTCTTACTGCTGCTTCACCCATTCTTTTTCTCAGTTTTGGATCCATCGCAGGAGAAGGTGATTCTTCTAACAATTTCTGATATCTTCTCTGTACTGTGCAATCTCTTTCTCCAAGATGGACAACGTGCCCATATTTATCGGCAAGTATCTGAAATTCAATATGTCTGGGCTTCTCAACATACTTTTCAATATATACCGATGGATCGCCGAAAGCGGCCTCTGCCTCTGCCTGCGCTGTCATAAATGCACTCACTAAACGGACATCATTGTGCGCAACACGCATTCCTCTTCCGCCGCCTCCGGCAGATGCTTTTATAATTACAGGATACCGTATTCTCTGGGCAACCTTCAGTGCCTCGTCTTTATCTTTTACAATACATGAACTTCCGGGAATTACAAGAATACCTGCCCTGCGCATTGTTTCTTTTGCAAGCATCTTGTTACCCATCACTTTTATGTTCTCAACAGTTGGCCCTATAAACACAATCCCGCAAGAGTTGCATATTTCTGCAAAGTGTGCATTTTCCGCAAGAAAGCCATAACCGGGATGTATTGCATCCACATCTGTTATTTCTGCTGCACTTATAATAGAAGCAATATTAAGATAACTGTACTTACTTGAAGCAGGACCTATACACACTGATTCATTCGCAAGTCTTACATGTAAAGATTCTGTATCTGCATCAGAGTATACCGCAACCGTCTTTATCCCTAATTCTTTGCAGGCTCTTATTATTCTTACAGCGACCTCACCCCTGTTTGCAATAAGAATTTTATTAAACATTCAAGGTGTCTCTACAAGAAATAATGTCTGACCAAACTCTACGGGTTGAACATTTTCAACAAGTATCTGTTTTATTTTTCCTTTCGTCTCAGATTTTATTTCATTCATAACCTTCATTGCTTCTATAACACATACAACCTGACCAACAGATATATCAGCATTTATATCCACAAAAGGAGCGGCATCAAGAGCAGGGGCCCTATAAAATGTTCCTACCATAGGAGCCTTTATAGGTATAAGATTCTGTGGCGGTTCCTCCTTTTGTTGCGAAACCTGCTGTTCAACTGCCCTTGCAGAAATTCCAGTTGATACTAATGTTTTAGCTTCCCCGGATTTTTTAAGTCTTATCCTTTCACCTTCTGATTCTATTTCCAATTCAATAAGGCTATTTTGATTCATAAGTTCAATAAGTTTCTGTAGTTTTTCCTGTTCCATTTTTTCCCCCGGTTGCAGTGACAGGCAACTGGTGCTCTGGTGCTCTGGTGCCTGGTGCTCTGGTGCTCTGGTGCCCTGGTGCCCTGTCGCCAGTCACCTTGTTTTATCCACCACCTAATGCACCCATTAACTGAACAAGTGGCATAAACATTGCAACAACTATAAATCCAACCACGCCACCCATACCTAAAATTAGAATTGGTTCAAGAAGAGATGTAAGCCCGGCAACAGTAGTATCAACATCATCTTCGTAACTGTCGGCAATTTTTCCGAGCATCTGATCAAGGGCACCTGTTTCTTCTCCGACCTCTATCATACTTACAACAAGTAACGGAAAAATTTTCACCTTTGCCAGTGGCCTGGCAATGGTCTCGCCTTCACGGATATTGTCATGAACAACCCCAAGCCCTTTACTTACAACCTCATTTGCAACCGTGTTTCGGACAATCTGAAGTGCCTGAAGTATTGGAACACCGCTTGTAATAAGTGTCGCCAATGTTCTTGCAAAACGAGCAATCACTATCTTTTGCAAAAGAACACCTATTATCGGAATGTGTAGTTTTAACATATCAATGTAATAATTGATAACAGGGATTTTTACCAAAACCTTAAGCAATATAACCATCCCCACAATTCCGCATATGGCAAAATACCATCTCTCTCTTGCAAAATTACTTATGCTCATTAAAAACAGAGTAATCCCGGGCATCTGAACATCCATCTCTGTAAATATTGTCATAAATTGCGGAACAATAAAAGTTACAAGAAACCCAACAACAATAGTAGCCACACATATAACTGCTGCCGGATATATAAGTGCGGACTTAACCTTTGCAATAAGTTTCCCTGCCTTTTCTGCAAATTCAGCAAGTCTTTCTAATACAACCTCAAGAGAACCGCTAGCTTCGCCTGCTTTTACCATACTTACATACAGCCTAGGAAATACCTTTGGATAAAAGGTAAGAGCCTCAGAGAATGTACTTCCTGTTTCAACTTTTTCTACAAGTCCTGAAAGAACATTTTTTAATCCGCCCGGATTGCACTGGTCCCTTAAAACATTTAAACTTCTAACCAAGGGAAGCCCTGCATCAAGAAGTGTGGCCATCTGTCTTGTAAAAAGTGTAACCTCCTTGGATTTAACACCTGCTCCAATCGTAATGTTTGCAAGTCCCTTGCCCCCGGCCCACCATTTTGTCTTTACCTTATTTATAGTTGTTGTATAAAGTCCTTTGTCTCTTAATTTATTTATAGCCTGTGCAACATTATCCGCATCAATTGTCCCTTGTGCAGCCTTCCCAGCTCTGTCTGCTGATTTATATGTAAATGTAGGCATACCTACCCCCTTGTTTCAGGCAACTGGCAACAGAGCACCAGGCACCAGAGCACCAGAGCACCAGTTGCCTATCACCAATTATTTAATCATCCTGCTAGTTGTGTTTCTCTTATAATCTCTTCTACTGTTGTTGTCCCATCAAATATTTTCATAAGGCCATCCTCTCTGAGGGTGCGCATACCAAACGCTTGCGCAGCCTTTCGCAATTCAGATGTTGAAACCCTTTGTAGAATAAGTTCACGGATTGTATCATTTACAATAAAAAGTTCGCATATTGCAGTTCTTCCAAGATAGCCGGTATTATTGCATCTTTCACATCCTGTGCCATAGTATAGTTTTTTCCCCTCTATATTTTTTCTTGTAAGTCCAAGTTCTTTTAATACATAATCATCAGCCGTATATTCTGTCCTGCAATGTTGACATATTTTACGCACTAATCTCTGAGCAAATATTGCTTCAATAGAAGATGTAATAAGGAAAGGCTCCACTTCCATATCCATAAGACGGGTTATTGTACCCGGCGCATCGTTCGTATGAAGTGTTGAAAATACAAGATGTCCTGTAAGTGAGGCCTGTATAGCAATCTGTGCAGTTTCGGTATCACGAATTTCTCCTACCATTATAATATCAGGGTCCTGCCTTAAAAATGACCTTAAACAGGAAGCAAATGTAAGTTTTATTTTTGGTTTTATCTGAACCTGTATAATACCGGGCATATCGTACTCAACAGGGTCCTCCGTTGTCAATATCTTTACCTCAACAGAGTTGACCTCTCTTAAACACGAATAAAGTGTTGTAGTTTTTCCACAGCCTGTTGGGCCTGTAGCAATTACAATCCCGTTTGGCTTGGCTATTATCTGTCTTAGTTTTAAGAGAACATCTGCCGGGAACCCAATCTGATTAAGATCAAGACTTACAACTGTCTTATCAAGGACTCTTAAAACCACACTTTCACCAAATACTGTCGGAAGCGTAGAAACACGAAAGTCTATATTTTTTTGCCCTATTCGCAGGGGCATATGACCATCCTGAGGAAGTCTTCTTTCTGCAATGTCCATATCTGCCATAACCTTTATACGGCATGTTACGGGGATTGCAAGACGCTTGGGAGGGGGAACCATATCATAAAGAACACCATCTATACGATACCTTATCCTGAATTCGTCCTCAAAGGGCTCAAAATGTATGTCACTTGCATGGTCTTTAACAGATTGTGATAATATCAGAGCTACAAGTTTAACAACCGGTGCCTGTGCAGCCATTTCCCGAAGGCTTGCGATATCCAGTTCTTCTTCTGCGGCGGCGGTTACTTCAGGAATTTCCTGTTCCATTGTAGCAATAAGATCGCTCATTGATTCTACCTCTGTCCCATAATATTTTTGTAAAGCTCTTATGATAGAATCTTCCTTAGCAACCACACTTTTAACCTTACAATCCAACATAAATTGAAGGTCATCCATAATATTTATGTTCAATGGATCTGCTATTGCAATGGCGAGGGTATTGTTTTCAAATCTTACCGGAATAATGTTATATATCTTTGCAACAGATGCCGAAATCTTATCTATAACATTTCTCTGAATTTCTAAATTATCAAGGTCTACTGTTTCAATGCCCGCTTGAAACCCAAGGGCCTGAAGCACATCTTCTTCAGAAACAAATCCCAACTCAATAAGAACTCTTCCAAGAAACTTTCCGGATGTTCTTTGTTCTTCAAGCGCCTGTTCCAGCTGTTTCTCTGTTACAAGTCCCGCCTCTTTTAGCATTCTCCCCAGCGGTCTATATATTCTTCTTTCTTCAACCATATATCACCTAGCACCTATCACCAGGACACCTGTATTTCGTATCCCGTCTTTACAAACGACAGCTTTTACCTGTTATCTGTTGCCAGTTACCAGTCACCTTAACTTTAATCTTCTATCTTCTATCTTCTATCTACTATCTACTAT
Protein-coding sequences here:
- a CDS encoding phosphoribosylglycinamide formyltransferase, encoding MEGKVNIAVFCSGAGTNFQAIIDAQKQGLLEKGQVVLMVCDNPHAQSIERAKKENVPSFLVSGKLYENKTALELAIIKKLEEYRIELLVLAGYMRLLSLNFIKKYKNRILNIHPALLPSFPGTKAVEDALNYGVKTTGVTVHFVDQGMDTGPIILQESVPVYENDTIQTLSERIHKTEHRIYPKVIKLFCAGRLKIEDRKVSTLPTS
- a CDS encoding acetyl-CoA carboxylase biotin carboxylase subunit; the encoded protein is MFNKILIANRGEVAVRIIRACKELGIKTVAVYSDADTESLHVRLANESVCIGPASSKYSYLNIASIISAAEITDVDAIHPGYGFLAENAHFAEICNSCGIVFIGPTVENIKVMGNKMLAKETMRRAGILVIPGSSCIVKDKDEALKVAQRIRYPVIIKASAGGGGRGMRVAHNDVRLVSAFMTAQAEAEAAFGDPSVYIEKYVEKPRHIEFQILADKYGHVVHLGERDCTVQRRYQKLLEESPSPAMDPKLRKRMGEAAVRGAKIVGYVNAGTLEFLLDINGNFYFMEMNTRLQVEHPVTELMTGVDIVKEQILIAYGEKLTTRQEDIKFQGSAIECRINAEDPSKDFIPCPGKIQELYLPGGPQTRVDSHIYSGYTIPSYYDSLLAKIIVYGKNRPNAIKTMHRALDETIITPIKTTIPFHKIILSNQAFVRGRIATDFVENLLSESSGS
- a CDS encoding acetyl-CoA carboxylase, biotin carboxyl carrier protein, with protein sequence MEQEKLQKLIELMNQNSLIELEIESEGERIRLKKSGEAKTLVSTGISARAVEQQVSQQKEEPPQNLIPIKAPMVGTFYRAPALDAAPFVDINADISVGQVVCVIEAMKVMNEIKSETKGKIKQILVENVQPVEFGQTLFLVETP
- a CDS encoding type II secretion system protein GspE; the encoded protein is MVEERRIYRPLGRMLKEAGLVTEKQLEQALEEQRTSGKFLGRVLIELGFVSEEDVLQALGFQAGIETVDLDNLEIQRNVIDKISASVAKIYNIIPVRFENNTLAIAIADPLNINIMDDLQFMLDCKVKSVVAKEDSIIRALQKYYGTEVESMSDLIATMEQEIPEVTAAAEEELDIASLREMAAQAPVVKLVALILSQSVKDHASDIHFEPFEDEFRIRYRIDGVLYDMVPPPKRLAIPVTCRIKVMADMDIAERRLPQDGHMPLRIGQKNIDFRVSTLPTVFGESVVLRVLDKTVVSLDLNQIGFPADVLLKLRQIIAKPNGIVIATGPTGCGKTTTLYSCLREVNSVEVKILTTEDPVEYDMPGIIQVQIKPKIKLTFASCLRSFLRQDPDIIMVGEIRDTETAQIAIQASLTGHLVFSTLHTNDAPGTITRLMDMEVEPFLITSSIEAIFAQRLVRKICQHCRTEYTADDYVLKELGLTRKNIEGKKLYYGTGCERCNNTGYLGRTAICELFIVNDTIRELILQRVSTSELRKAAQAFGMRTLREDGLMKIFDGTTTVEEIIRETQLAG